One window from the genome of Daphnia pulex isolate KAP4 chromosome 9, ASM2113471v1 encodes:
- the LOC124202448 gene encoding chitotriosidase-1-like, whose product MNNQQPMIVGYYPNWNYRREDASFDTNNIDPRLYTHLIYAYAALNKKTFCLKSTNEWIDIKDEGYKQFTDLKTRNPQLKLMISLGEWTDSTKNKTTKYFQLVSSPRNIDTFVKSALEFLEKYNFDGLDLHWKYPNTEEDRTGFTNLIVALHNALKPYGYLLSAAVPPTASAINAGYDVPVVNKRLDFINVMAYDFHGPWGSEVIKADHHSPLRQRLRETNSELNVDCAINYWIRQGMSPAKIIMGIPLYGRSWILSSNVTTPPAPAHGPLPKGEVAHEDGTMAYYEICDAIHNKGWTVYKTSQAMGPYAVSPAANRRMWVGYDDPAMAIAKTNYVLSKGLGGVMLWDISMDDFQGISGAGPNPVTNAIIQTISQYNSSSTMFPFV is encoded by the exons ATGAACAATCAACAACCTATGATAGTTGGTTATTATCCCAACTGGAACTACAGACGTGAAG ATGCTTCATTCGACACAAATAACATCGATCCGAGATTGTACACGCACTTAATCTACGCGTATGCCGCGTTGAACAAAAAGACCTTTTGTCTCAAGAGTACAAATGAGTGGATCGACATAAAAGATGAAGGATACAAACAGTTTACCGACCTCAAGACTAGAAATCCCCAGCTGAAGCTGATGATTTCTCTTGGCGAGTGGACAGATTCTACCAAGAACAAAACCACAAAGTACTTCCAGCTTGTGTCCAGCCCCAGAAACATCGACACGTTCGTCAAATCGGCTCTGGAATTCCTGGAGAAATACAATTTCGACGGATTAGATTTGCATTGGAAATATCCAAACACAGAGGAAGACAGAACTGGATTCACTAATTTGATCGTAGCTCTTCACAACGCTTTAAAGCCTTACGGTTACCTGTTAAGTGCTGCCGTTCCTCCAACAGCTTCCGCAATCAACGCCG GTTACGATGTTCCAGTCGTGAATAAAAGGTTAGATTTTATCAACGTGATGGCCTATGACTTTCACGGACCTTGGGGCTCGGAAGTGATCAAAGCTGACCATCACTCTCCTCTCCGTCAGCGATTACGAGAGACAAATTCCGAATTGAATGTCGATTGCGCCATCAATTATTGGATTCGCCAGGGTATGTCGCCCGCCAAAATCATCATGGGAATACCTCTGTACGGAAGGAGTTGGATACTTTCTTCCAACGTCACTACACCACCGGCTCCCGCTCACGGTCCTCTTCCTAAAGGAGAAGTTGCTCACGAGGACGGCACGATGGCTTATTACGAAATTTGTGATGCCATTCACAATAAGGGCTGGACGGTTTACAAGACGAGTCAAGCCATGGGTCCTTATGCCGTTTCTCCGGCCGCCAATCGCAGGATGTGGGTCGGGTACGACGATCCGGCCATGGCAATCGCAAAAACTAATTACGTATTATCGAAAGGATTGGGTGGAGTCATGCTATGGGATATTAGTATGGATGACTTCCAGGGCATATCCGGTGCAGGGCCCAACCCCGTGACCAATGCGATTATTCAAACTATTTCGCAATACAATAGCAGTTCTACAATGTTCccttttgtttga
- the LOC124202705 gene encoding uncharacterized protein LOC124202705, which produces MSDPEQSSDSSSNSSSSGSDSSRRGGVKKFRLSSEKSASLADWVVSGLDDTRAKSAREAFRPKLKKNADLLINPNLDDAFYIRLKAVKSSSAAKVNIDPIEKIYRNQTFKILDLVKPIMFLASRLKKKKKSRADAKAVKTALKLWAVVYHDITNARRRNILAQIYPQNIGLLDDKAVLPTGGEHLFGPKFTQALVEQVKTLNALENAGAPRAPGSKGGHDQRQSSRDFSHPPSSSGGRYSNFKGSRYNNDSRRSNFDRGSPNPANKGDQNNNNK; this is translated from the exons atgtcggatcccgaacagtcaagcgattctagctcaaattctagtagttcaggctccgactcatcaagaagaggaggcgtaaagaaatttcgtctctcAAGTGAAAAGTCAGCTAGTTTGGCCGACTGGGTCGTATCGGGTTTAGATGACACTCGAGCGAAAAGTGCTAGAGAGGCCTTTAGACCCAAGCTAAAGAAGAACGCCGACCTGCTGATCAACCCCAATCTAGATGATGCATTCTACATCCGGCTGAAGGCAGTTAAGTCATCTTCGGCAGCCAAGGTCAACATCGACCCAATCGAGAAAATCTACAGAAATCAAACCTTCAAGATCCTTGACTTAGTCAAGCCCATCATGTTTCTAGCAAGTcggctcaagaaaaagaagaaatcccgagCCGACGCCAAGGCGGTCAAAACAGCTCTGAAGCTCTGGGCGGTGGTGTACCACGACATCACGAACGCGCGACGCCGCAACATTCTGGCCCAAATCTACCCGCAGAATATTGGACTGCTAGACGACAAAGCTGTCCTGCCAACGGGTGGAGAACACCTCTTCGGTCCGAAGTTCACCCAGGCCCTGGTCGAGCAAGTGAAAACTCTGAACGCTCTCGAAAACGCGGGAGCCCCTCGCGCGCCCGGATCTAAAGGTGGTCATGATCAACGCCAATCGAGTCGCGATTTCAGCCACCCCCCTTCATCTTCAGGCGGTCgctattccaattttaaaggatctcg atacaacaatgatagccgcagatccaatttcgaccgtggctcacccaatcccgccaataaaggcgatcagaacaacaacaacaaatag
- the LOC124202704 gene encoding glypican-5-like, with translation MSPMQMFGRLVDVSRVNLISRCGVMLLAMTLLTQNFMARALPASGGSCDSVRDVMTSLKLAQTAMVSESPVAGGNGLVCEGERTCCPANVESALRHSAASDFHHAVRQSSHQLRHTLTQSSTAIQGQVVQHVRASMMKTQTMFGQLYKRLALLAKEPIQQLFDQLERFVSPPADGGDSGGDPADVSDAVNGFFDDLFPRLYGQSPRSVQGPSLPADSFGQRLPQDYVDCLRHAQSELRPFGEIPRRLANSLARSLDAVRSLLSALDLGARVLNATDHAELNGQCRDALLRATYCAQCRALKRQPTTTTTTTLVNSGGQVCRGLCSNVARGCLAAVADVDQPWNEWVDAMERLAAALLNKAGAAVADLGPHDILSSVDSRLSEAVLYALENGPLLEKKVKKMCGENGTGKDGASSGDDSATSDAESSSASPLVAVQPQPVEDLSPVLEGGQGGGLKSRLESLLPMLAAARGFYSNLPDAVCAQPGTPFQAVMSDDQSNCWNGQRFAEYTKPISGIGIGAQKYNAEVRVSRSDVDSHLVQLSDRLRHVRQVLISKTVAAPEPDSLVMADFGSGSPDGGSNEGSGNGAGTGMGGGHGRGGWDGSDSEPDDDGTGGVGHGFPDGDLDGSGSGQGPHPGGDWEDSESGGGGGGGGQSKKPGSDDIEINGETTPRVTVNGPTGGGAGGAAGGGGAGGSGGSSGSSRTSNISSSALLALCLVVALRVSSSFRPFV, from the exons atGTCTCCAATGCAAATGTTTGGACGTCTAGTAGACGTGAGTCGAGTGAATTTAATTAGCAGATGTGGCGTCATGCTGTTGGCGATGACTCTGTTGACGCAGAATTTCATGGCCAGAGCCTTACCGGCGTCGGGAGGAAGCTGCGATTCGGTCCGTGATGTCATGACGTCACTCAAACTGGCTCAGACCGCCATGGTTAGTGAATCGCCTGTCGCAG GTGGAAACGGTTTGGTTTGCGAGGGAGAGCGGACGTGTTGCCCGGCCAATGTCGAGTCTGCCCTGCGCCATTCGGCCGCATCGGATTTCCATCACGCCGTCCGCCAGTCGAGCCATCAACTGCGGCACACGTTGACCCAGTCGTCTACTGCCATCCAAG GTCAAGTTGTTCAACACGTGAGAGCGTCGATGATGAAGACGCAGACAATGTTTGGCCAACTGTACAAGAGACTGGCCCTCCTGGCCAAGGAGCCGATCCAGCAGCTGTTTGATCAATTGGAGCGATTCGTTTCGCCTCCGGCCGATGGTGGCGACAGTGGCGGCGATCCAGCGGACGTCAGTGACGCCGTCAACGGATTTTTCGACGACTTGTTCCCCAGACTCTACGGCCAGAGCCCAAGGAGCGTCCAGGGCCCCTCGCTGCCGGCCGACAGCTTTGGCCAGCGTCTGCCGCAGGACTATGTCGACTGTTTGCGGCACGCCCAGTCTGAATTGCGCCCGTTTGGCGAGATTCCACGACGGCTGGCCAACAGCCTGGCCAGGAGCCTGGACGCGGTTCGCTCTCTACTTTCCGCCCTGGACCTGGGCGCCCGCGTCCTCAACGCCACGGATCACGCCGAATTGAACGGCCAATGTCGCGACGCTCTACTCCGGGCCACTTACTGCGCCCAGTGCCGGGCGTTGAAGCGCCAaccgacgacaacgacgacgacaacttTAGTCAACAGCGGCGGCCAAGTCTGTCGCGGCCTCTGCTCGAACGTGGCCCGCGGATGTTTGGCGGCCGTGGCCGACGTGGACCAGCCGTGGAACGAGTGGGTGGACGCGATGGAGCGCCTAGCGGCCGCTCTGCTCAACAAGGCCGGCGCCGCCGTGGCCGATCTGGGCCCGCACGACATTCTCTCGTCCGTCGACAGCCGATTGTCCGAGGCGGTTCTCTACGCCCTGGAAAACGGGCCGCTCCTTGAAAAGAAG GTCAAGAAAATGTGCGGTGAAAACGGGACGGGCAAAGATGGAGCCTCTTCCGGCGACGATTCGGCTACTTCGGACGCTGAATCGTCGTCCGCTTCGCCTTTGGTGGCCGTCCAGCCGCAGCCCGTCGAAGATTTGAGTCCCGTCCTGGAAGGCGGCCAAGGCGGCGGATTAAAGTCGCGACTCGAGTCGCTCCTGCCCATGTTGGCCGCTGCCCGCGGTTTCTATTCCAACTTGCCGGACGCTGTTTGCGCCCAACCGGGGACGCCTTTCCAGGCCGTCATGAGCGACGACCAGTCAAACTGCTGGAACGGCCAGAGATTTGCAGA GTACACTAAACCCATTTCCGGGATTGGCATCGGAGCTCAGAAATACAATGCGGAAGTTCGAGTGTCTAGAAGTGATGTCGATTCCCATCTGGTCCAGCTCAGCGATCGGCTTAGACACGTCAGACag GTTTTGATTAGTAAAACGGTGGCAGCTCCCGAGCCCGACTCTTTGGTGATGGCGGATTTCGGATCAGGATCGCCAGATGGTGGAAGCAACGAAGGTTCTGGCAACGGCGCCGGAACTGGCATGGGAGGCGGACACGGCCGAGGCGGATGGGATGGATCTGATTCGGAGCCGGATGACGATGGCACTGGAGGAGTTGGACACGGATTTCCCGATGGCGATCTGGACGGTTCCGGCTCCGGCCAGGGACCACACCCTGGCGGCGACTGGGAGGACAGCGAGAGCGGAGGCGGAGGCGGAGGCGGAGGCCAATCCAAGAAACCGG GATCTGACGACATTGAAATCAACGGTGAAACGACGCCACGCGTCACAGTCAACGGACCGacaggaggaggagctggTGGAGCggccggaggaggaggagccggAGGAAGTGGAGGCAGTTCCGGAAGCAGCCGGACATCAAATATCTCGTCGTCTGCCTTGCTTGCCCTCTGCCTCGTCGTGGCTCTCAGAGTCTCATCCAGCTTCCGGCCATTTGTATAG